A single region of the Pectinophora gossypiella chromosome 2, ilPecGoss1.1, whole genome shotgun sequence genome encodes:
- the LOC126375274 gene encoding forkhead box protein B2-like yields MEVDTVAIMWRVGAVLILAAVFVEESFGDYDDGHPLERHKRHYDCPPHCYYRPRYGPPPPPYWPPPPPPHGPPHPPPQWYQYQQPSYNEAYPQAEDKSQAIQSLPDTQSQGQGQPCTTCGQSSAVSNAQSDTGSAVAVAIARATAKANSK; encoded by the exons ATGGAAGTAGACACGGTAGCTATCATGTGGCGAGTAGGTGCTGTTTTGATTTTAGCAGCCGTTTTTGTTGAAGAATCCTTTGGTGATTATGATG ATGGTCATCCGTTAGAGCGGCACAAACGCCACTACGACTGTCCCCCACACTGCTATTATCGGCCTAGGTACGGACCACCACCACCCCCATATTGGCCACCACCTCCGCCCCCACACGGACCACCGCATCCACCGCCACAATGGTACCAATACCAACAGCCGTCATACAACGAAGCATACCCTCAAGCTGAAGACAAGTCTCAAGCGATTCAAAGTCTACCTGACACTCAATCTCAAGGTCAAGGTCAACCGTGCACCACATGTGGGCAGAGCTCAGCAGTGAGCAATGCTCAGAGTGACACTGGGTCTGCTGTTGCTGTTGCCATCGCTAGAGCTACAGCTAAGGCGAATTCTAAATAA
- the LOC126372534 gene encoding uncharacterized protein LOC126372534, with product MAPYLLPLFLTVLVGNRVLAQDAESGAVSGIRQPRHLFKKKFGGGGFGGYQGGYGGYQGGYPGGFGGYPPINIGISQSQSSANAGGGGYGSGYYPNNYQYNSGFGGGYGGYGPRPGGGYFGNGQGAYNNQFNGNYYGGANGYPGQGGFGFQGPYGNAFYDEADGEGQKPEHDDHNGRPDDDHQNNRPQDYNQPHGGGYSGASSFAYSRNNK from the exons ATGGCTCCATACCTCTTACCGTTGTTCTTAACCGTCCTCGTCGGGAACCGGGTCTTGGCTCAAG ATGCTGAGAGTGGAGCGGTCAGTGGCATCAGGCAGCCGCGACATTTGTTCAAGAAGAAGTTCGGTGGAGGAGGGTTCGGTGGGTATCAAGGGGGCTATGGAGGTTACCAGGGCGGTTACCCCGGAGGTTTTGGTGGCTACCCACCGATAAACATTGGCATCAGCCAGTCGCAGTCCTCAGCGAATGCGGGCGGGGGTGGTTACGGATCTGGGTACTACCCCAACAATTACCAATACAACAGCGGATTTGGAGGCGGATACGGCGGCTACGGGCCAAGGCCCGGTGGTGGTTACTTTGGCAACGGACAAGGAGCGTATAACAACCAGTTTAACGGGAACTATTACGGCGGTGCGAACGGATATCCTGGACAAGGTGGATTCGGCTTCCAAGGGCCTTATGGCAACGCATTTTATGACGAAGCTGATGGTGAAGGACAGAAGCCTGAACACGACGACCACAACGGCCGCCCAGATGACGACCACCAGAACAACCGTCCACAGGATTACAACCAGCCTCACGGTGGCGGTTACTCAGGCGCCTCATCCTTTGCCTACTCcagaaacaacaaataa